In Xenorhabdus nematophila ATCC 19061, one DNA window encodes the following:
- a CDS encoding IucA/IucC family protein, with protein sequence MYSLNSSLGHEVSHLTRENWSHANRHLVAKILRELCHEKLINPVCNGEEHSYYIEIDKHQYHFQAQTYQLDHLDIDAASISKFCHDQQQPLDAIALIIELQPLLGISEKLLPIYLDEISSTLYGHAFKYNNNRLTAQDLTQADYQTVETAMSEGHPVFIANNGRIGFDADDYLEYAPESAHPVTLIWIAVHRDKTIFSTLSSLSYSQLVAEELEAYLLAQFTRQMKSLGLNWSDYYLMPLHPWQWKHRIAISFAADIARQDIVYLGEGHDRYLAQQSIRTFFNISQPKKNYVKTALSVLNMGFMRGLDPHSMVTTPQINEWLGNLVESDEFFQEKGFTILRERAAIGYFNHYFESAIKKDNPHKKMLSALWRESPMTILKDNQRLMTMASLLHIDREGNSVVAALVQASGLSAEGWVSRYLDAYLSPLLRSFFTYDLVFMPHGENLMLVLENNVPVKMLMKDIGEEIAILNGELQLPEEINFLHVSIKDEMKINYIFLDIFDCFFRYLTPLLQKHLALPETRFWELVARCVHRYQSQHLHQIEKFRKFDLFKRDFVRTCLNRLQMANNQQMIDLDDREKNLKFAGTLVNPLHALREKYSVAVETDGC encoded by the coding sequence ATGTATTCGTTGAATTCTAGTTTGGGGCATGAAGTCTCCCATTTAACAAGGGAAAATTGGTCACACGCCAATCGCCATCTTGTAGCAAAAATATTACGTGAACTTTGCCACGAAAAACTCATCAACCCAGTATGTAATGGAGAGGAACACTCTTATTATATTGAGATCGATAAACATCAATATCATTTTCAGGCACAAACTTATCAGCTTGATCATTTAGATATTGATGCTGCGTCGATATCTAAATTTTGTCATGACCAACAGCAACCTTTAGATGCCATTGCGCTGATCATTGAATTACAGCCATTGCTAGGTATTTCTGAGAAATTATTACCTATTTATCTTGATGAAATATCCAGCACACTTTACGGTCATGCCTTTAAATATAATAACAACCGACTGACTGCACAGGATCTGACTCAAGCAGATTATCAAACGGTAGAAACAGCAATGAGTGAAGGGCATCCTGTCTTTATTGCTAATAATGGCCGTATTGGTTTTGATGCCGATGACTATTTAGAATATGCGCCCGAAAGTGCTCATCCCGTGACATTAATTTGGATTGCTGTACATCGGGATAAAACAATTTTCTCTACATTATCCTCGCTTTCCTATTCACAGCTAGTGGCTGAAGAATTAGAAGCCTATTTGCTTGCTCAATTTACACGTCAAATGAAGTCATTGGGATTAAATTGGTCAGATTATTACCTGATGCCTTTACATCCCTGGCAATGGAAACATCGTATTGCCATTAGTTTTGCAGCAGACATTGCCAGACAGGATATTGTTTATCTTGGTGAAGGTCACGACCGCTATTTGGCTCAACAATCTATCCGTACATTTTTCAATATTAGCCAACCTAAGAAAAACTATGTGAAAACGGCACTGTCAGTGCTTAACATGGGGTTCATGCGTGGACTTGATCCACACAGTATGGTGACAACGCCACAAATCAATGAATGGCTTGGGAATTTAGTTGAATCTGATGAATTCTTTCAAGAAAAAGGATTTACAATCTTGAGGGAACGGGCCGCCATCGGTTATTTCAATCACTATTTTGAATCTGCCATCAAGAAAGATAATCCTCACAAAAAAATGTTGTCAGCATTATGGCGTGAAAGCCCAATGACAATCCTGAAAGATAATCAGCGTCTGATGACTATGGCTTCATTGCTGCATATCGATCGGGAAGGAAATTCGGTTGTTGCTGCTTTGGTTCAAGCTTCAGGTTTATCTGCCGAAGGTTGGGTATCACGTTATTTGGATGCTTATCTTTCCCCGTTGCTGCGTTCTTTTTTCACCTACGATCTGGTCTTTATGCCGCATGGTGAAAACCTAATGTTAGTACTGGAAAATAATGTGCCAGTAAAAATGCTGATGAAAGACATTGGCGAAGAAATTGCTATTCTGAATGGTGAACTTCAACTTCCAGAAGAAATTAATTTCCTGCATGTCTCTATCAAGGATGAGATGAAAATCAACTATATTTTCCTCGATATCTTTGATTGTTTCTTCCGCTATTTGACCCCATTGTTGCAAAAGCACCTTGCATTGCCAGAGACGCGTTTTTGGGAATTGGTTGCCCGCTGTGTTCACCGTTATCAATCACAACATCTGCATCAGATAGAAAAATTCCGCAAATTTGATCTATTTAAGCGCGATTTTGTGCGTACTTGTCTGAATCGTCTGCAAATGGCGAATAACCAACAAATGATTGATCTTGATGATCGAGAAAAGAACCTGAAATTTGCCGGCACATTGGTAAATCCGCTTCACGCTTTGCGCGAGAAATATTCTGTTGCTGTTGAGACAGATGGGTGTTGA
- a CDS encoding tRNA-uridine aminocarboxypropyltransferase has product MRNNNAVYQLRQRRLARSTRPFQARGCRVQRCLHCLLPRKKCLCGRVSPTNAESRFCLIMFDTEPMKPSNTGKLIADILPDTHAFLWSRTEPDQQMLEVLLDPSRQPYLIFPDSYATPPRTVYQQLPDNQKPPLFIILDGTWPEAKKMFRKSPYLDGIPLLSINNLAKMDYLLRVPSRKEQHCTAEVAAAALELAGDREASQSLLSHFNHFREQYLAGKSNHL; this is encoded by the coding sequence ATGAGAAATAACAACGCCGTTTATCAGCTTCGCCAACGTCGCCTTGCCCGATCTACCCGACCTTTTCAGGCCAGAGGTTGCCGCGTGCAGCGTTGCCTGCATTGTTTATTGCCCCGAAAAAAATGCTTATGTGGAAGGGTTTCACCAACAAACGCGGAAAGCCGCTTTTGTCTCATCATGTTTGATACTGAGCCTATGAAACCCAGCAATACCGGAAAATTAATTGCAGATATTTTACCCGATACACATGCTTTCCTCTGGTCCAGAACCGAGCCTGACCAACAAATGCTAGAAGTATTGCTTGACCCAAGCCGACAGCCCTATTTGATCTTCCCGGACAGTTACGCTACGCCTCCCCGCACTGTGTATCAACAGCTTCCCGATAATCAAAAACCACCGTTGTTCATTATACTGGATGGAACTTGGCCGGAAGCAAAAAAAATGTTTCGCAAAAGCCCATACCTGGATGGTATTCCTCTGTTATCTATTAATAACCTCGCCAAAATGGATTATTTACTGCGAGTACCGTCAAGAAAAGAACAACATTGTACTGCCGAAGTCGCAGCAGCAGCATTAGAATTAGCTGGAGATCGAGAGGCATCACAATCATTACTCAGTCATTTCAATCACTTTCGTGAACAGTATCTGGCTGGAAAATCGAATCATCTGTAG
- a CDS encoding tRNA/rRNA methyltransferase: MNDSYSGKNGKVKVMYVRNEDSNDSRRDNDRDRNNGRGRNNDRRRNSDSYKDDKRSFGKGRDQGDRRRDSDRPARSGDRSPWRTVSRPEEESLKPDHGGISGKSYIDPEQLRRQRLEETRIYGENACLAMFQNRPDAIVRAWFVQSVTPRFRNALKWMAANRKAYHVVDDQELAKASGTEHHGGVCFLIKKRNGLGVETYLQQAPAKDCVLALENVGNPHNLGAIMRSCAHFGVQGVVLQDTAMLESGAAVRTAEGGAEHIKGIDADGFTDTLNKFRNEGYTIVTTSSHKGSTALAQATLPEKMVLVLGQESDGLSDSIWEDGDIRLSIGGTGRVESLNVSVATGILLAEWWRQNKV, from the coding sequence ATGAACGATTCCTATAGTGGTAAAAACGGTAAAGTCAAAGTGATGTATGTCCGCAACGAGGACAGCAACGATAGTCGTAGAGACAATGACCGTGATAGAAATAATGGTCGTGGTAGAAACAACGACCGCCGCAGAAACAGTGACAGCTATAAAGACGATAAGCGCTCATTTGGTAAAGGGCGTGATCAGGGTGACCGCCGTCGTGATAGTGATCGCCCGGCGCGTTCAGGTGATCGTTCTCCCTGGAGAACTGTTTCCCGTCCCGAGGAAGAATCTCTTAAACCAGATCACGGTGGCATCAGCGGTAAAAGTTATATCGATCCTGAACAACTGCGCCGCCAGCGTCTGGAAGAAACTCGTATTTATGGGGAAAATGCTTGTCTGGCGATGTTCCAAAACCGCCCGGATGCGATTGTTCGAGCGTGGTTTGTTCAATCCGTTACTCCACGTTTCCGCAATGCGTTAAAATGGATGGCGGCAAATCGCAAAGCTTACCATGTGGTTGATGATCAAGAATTGGCTAAAGCATCAGGTACAGAACATCATGGTGGCGTATGCTTTTTGATTAAGAAACGCAATGGCTTGGGTGTAGAAACCTATTTACAGCAAGCGCCGGCAAAAGATTGTGTTCTGGCGTTGGAAAATGTAGGGAACCCACATAATCTTGGGGCAATTATGCGTAGTTGTGCGCATTTTGGCGTACAAGGTGTTGTTTTGCAGGATACTGCAATGCTTGAGTCAGGTGCTGCTGTTCGCACTGCTGAAGGGGGCGCAGAACATATCAAAGGCATTGATGCTGATGGTTTCACGGATACGCTGAATAAATTCCGCAATGAAGGTTACACCATTGTGACCACATCAAGCCACAAGGGGAGTACAGCACTGGCACAAGCAACATTGCCAGAAAAAATGGTCTTGGTGTTAGGGCAAGAGAGTGATGGTTTAAGTGACAGCATTTGGGAAGATGGGGATATTCGTCTTTCAATTGGCGGTACAGGTCGGGTTGAAAGCCTGAATGTTTCTGTTGCTACAGGTATTCTGCTGGCAGAATGGTGGCGTCAAAATAAAGTTTAA
- a CDS encoding TonB-dependent siderophore receptor, which yields MINPILQTNHLTKRTVLSLMIPLILAGNSVAVAAEAQGKDDKIVVTAKPISSEHEGVTEDTGMYNTTSMVTSTGLNLSARETPQSVSVMTKQRMVDENLNSVESAIDRITGMTVHQADSDRFTFSSRGIGVRNMLRDGVPTFYDIRFNYGDNLLDTTIIDRLEVVRGAAGLIVGPGTPSAAVNVIRKRPTSDFRGEATLGGGSWDKWRTGIDLSGPLNENGTVRGRFVTAYERSNSFIDRDKHEKYPFYGIIEADLTENTLLTIGTDYQVNHTRGGMFGGLPIYFKDGSKTDYKRSNSYAPDWAFSKVRSFSTFTSLQHNFDNGWSVKGTFTYDSNTLDQKVLWATGFPDRATNEGMYPGSMTLIDGSRRQRNFDLQLNGNYGLLGRTHHASFGLNYQKQNFRNDYYNAICMLGKNPDAKDQADTGKRNNCKYLGDFTQSSWGYSEPTWNKTRNTGSDGYIEQTAGYAVTQLSLADPVTLILGGRITSWKTRGDNFGTPQNADYKHEFVPYGGLVYNITPDFSVYGSYTKIFDPESRISRNNQLLKPVSGENYELGLKGVALDNGLDYSLALFEIRQNNFTIEDISGKPKAPGIPQNASVYNAINGVKTRGFEAEVSGQITDDWRIYAGYTQFRATMPGGKRINMGDPNRLFKLFTTYTLPGVMSDLTLGGGVNWQDKTSRMLTGPDRKQYQEGQGSFTTVNLMGRYQFTPDLSLTVNLNNLFDKKYYTSFGSYTQYYYGKPRNVEATLRYKF from the coding sequence ATGATAAATCCAATTTTGCAAACGAATCATTTAACCAAAAGAACTGTGCTTTCTCTGATGATCCCGCTGATTTTGGCGGGAAACAGTGTGGCTGTGGCAGCAGAAGCACAAGGGAAGGACGATAAAATTGTCGTAACGGCAAAACCAATATCATCAGAGCATGAAGGTGTCACGGAAGACACCGGCATGTATAACACGACCTCAATGGTGACATCGACGGGGTTGAACCTGTCTGCGCGTGAAACACCGCAAAGTGTCAGCGTGATGACCAAACAGCGGATGGTGGATGAGAATCTGAATAGTGTTGAGAGCGCTATTGACAGAATTACTGGTATGACAGTCCATCAGGCTGACAGTGATCGTTTCACCTTCTCTTCAAGAGGGATAGGCGTCAGAAACATGCTGCGTGACGGTGTACCGACTTTCTACGATATTCGCTTTAACTATGGTGATAATCTGCTGGATACCACCATTATCGATCGCCTTGAAGTGGTTCGTGGTGCGGCAGGTCTGATAGTCGGACCGGGCACACCTTCAGCAGCAGTTAACGTGATCCGTAAACGCCCAACCAGTGATTTTCGTGGCGAAGCCACATTAGGTGGTGGATCTTGGGATAAATGGCGGACGGGTATCGACCTGTCTGGCCCGTTAAATGAAAACGGCACAGTCAGAGGTCGTTTTGTCACTGCTTATGAACGTTCCAATTCGTTTATTGATCGTGATAAACATGAAAAATACCCTTTCTACGGCATCATTGAAGCGGATTTGACAGAAAACACGTTGTTGACCATTGGTACGGATTATCAAGTCAACCATACCCGTGGCGGGATGTTTGGTGGGTTGCCAATCTATTTTAAAGATGGAAGTAAGACCGATTACAAACGCAGTAATAGTTATGCGCCTGATTGGGCATTTTCCAAAGTTCGTTCATTTTCAACTTTCACCAGCCTGCAACATAACTTCGACAATGGATGGAGTGTGAAAGGTACGTTTACCTATGACAGTAACACTCTTGATCAAAAAGTGCTGTGGGCAACGGGATTCCCTGATCGTGCGACTAACGAAGGAATGTATCCGGGCAGTATGACATTGATTGACGGAAGTCGCCGTCAGCGCAACTTTGATTTGCAATTAAATGGTAACTATGGGTTATTGGGTCGCACCCATCATGCCAGTTTTGGTCTGAACTATCAAAAACAGAACTTCCGAAATGACTACTATAATGCCATCTGTATGCTTGGAAAAAATCCAGACGCAAAAGATCAGGCCGATACTGGAAAAAGGAATAATTGTAAATACTTAGGTGATTTTACTCAATCTTCATGGGGTTATTCTGAGCCAACATGGAATAAAACGAGAAATACTGGCTCTGATGGTTATATCGAACAAACCGCAGGTTATGCCGTCACTCAGCTTTCTTTGGCAGATCCTGTAACCTTGATCTTGGGTGGACGTATCACCAGTTGGAAAACCCGTGGTGATAATTTTGGTACACCGCAAAATGCAGACTATAAACACGAGTTTGTGCCATATGGTGGATTGGTTTACAACATCACGCCAGATTTCTCCGTTTATGGCAGTTATACCAAAATCTTTGATCCAGAAAGCCGAATCAGCCGTAATAACCAACTCCTTAAACCCGTCTCCGGTGAAAACTATGAACTGGGTCTGAAAGGTGTTGCCTTAGATAACGGCCTTGATTATTCATTGGCACTTTTCGAAATCCGCCAGAATAACTTCACGATTGAAGATATTTCCGGAAAACCTAAAGCGCCGGGAATACCACAGAATGCCAGTGTTTATAATGCAATTAATGGCGTAAAAACGCGTGGCTTTGAGGCTGAAGTGAGTGGTCAGATTACGGATGACTGGCGTATTTATGCGGGTTATACCCAGTTCCGCGCAACAATGCCTGGTGGTAAGCGCATCAATATGGGAGATCCAAACCGCCTGTTCAAATTATTCACGACTTATACGTTGCCTGGTGTAATGAGTGATTTAACGCTAGGTGGTGGTGTTAACTGGCAGGATAAAACCAGTCGGATGCTAACCGGGCCTGATAGAAAACAATACCAAGAGGGTCAAGGCAGCTTTACGACAGTTAACCTGATGGGGCGCTATCAGTTCACCCCGGATTTATCCCTGACCGTGAATCTGAATAATCTGTTCGATAAGAAATATTACACCTCATTTGGCAGCTATACCCAGTACTATTACGGTAAGCCACGCAACGTAGAAGCGACTTTGCGTTACAAGTTCTAA
- a CDS encoding bifunctional acetate--CoA ligase family protein/GNAT family N-acetyltransferase has translation MAVIGASEKSEKASSMLIRNLLMGGFTGPILPVTPNRRSVLGVLAYPSINKLPLTPDLAVICTHHSRNLSLLEQLALHGCKTVIILSSPPSQFTELKQCGLKHHIRILGPNSLGILAPWIGLNASFSPIPILKGKLAFISQSAAISNTILDWANHRNIGFSYFIALGDSVDIDIDDLLDFLARDSKTSAILLHLEHISDARRFLSASRSASRNKPILIVKSSRTRKAQQLLGEQQNFDAAYDAAIQRAGLLRVQDTHEMFSAVETLSFMRPLRGERLLIVSNGAAPAAMALDELLRRTGKLAVLGEETTRKLSDIFPETILPRNPLDIGDDSSTEQYIATLNLLLDNHDYDALLLIHSPSAISHSQTTAIRAIQTIKEHPRGKWITIFTNWCGEYSSLDARRLFSEAGIPTYRTPEGAITAFMHMVEYQRNQKQLKETPSLPIGITSNTARAHECIQQSLDRGNIQLDTHEVQPILEAYGLNTLPTWIAHTSDDAVKIAEKIGYPVALKLRSPDIPHKSEVQGVMLYLRNADEVKTAAQAIIERVRQNFPQARIHGLLVQSMANRAGAQELRISIEQDEIFGPLIMLGEGGSDWANETQAAVALPPLNMALARYLVIQAIKSGKIRSGGSLLPLDIPALSQLLVRVSNLLIDCPQIIRMNIHPMLASGNEFTLLDVVMELAPVTGDPHNRLAIRPYPNELEETICIKDDFKCFLRPILPEDEPLLKLFISQVTKEDLYYRYFSEINEFTHDDLANMTQIDYDREMAFVAIRHPTTTPEIIGVARAMADPDNIEAEFAILVRSDLKGITLGYQLMTKLIHYTRGHGIQTLTAITMPENRNMIQLARKLGFTVDIQLEDGIVNLVLKL, from the coding sequence ATCGCCGTTATCGGTGCTTCTGAAAAATCAGAAAAAGCCAGTTCGATGTTAATACGAAATTTGCTGATGGGCGGGTTTACAGGACCCATTCTTCCTGTAACACCAAACAGACGCTCTGTTCTGGGTGTACTGGCCTATCCTTCTATCAATAAGTTACCACTAACCCCCGATCTTGCTGTAATCTGCACTCATCACAGCCGCAATTTATCATTATTGGAACAACTAGCCCTGCACGGATGCAAAACCGTTATTATTTTATCCTCGCCACCATCACAATTCACTGAATTGAAACAGTGTGGCCTGAAACATCATATCCGTATTCTGGGACCTAATAGTCTTGGTATTCTGGCTCCTTGGATAGGATTAAATGCCAGTTTTTCCCCTATTCCTATTCTAAAAGGTAAACTGGCCTTTATTTCGCAGTCAGCCGCAATATCAAACACAATTCTGGATTGGGCAAATCATCGCAATATTGGTTTTTCATATTTTATTGCTTTAGGAGACAGTGTTGATATTGATATTGATGATCTGCTCGACTTTTTAGCAAGAGACAGTAAAACCAGTGCCATTTTGTTACATCTGGAACATATCAGTGATGCCCGACGTTTTCTTTCTGCTTCTCGAAGTGCTTCACGCAATAAACCTATCCTGATCGTGAAAAGTAGCCGTACCCGAAAAGCGCAGCAATTGCTCGGAGAACAACAGAATTTTGATGCCGCCTATGATGCTGCAATCCAACGGGCAGGGTTACTGCGCGTACAAGATACACATGAAATGTTTTCCGCTGTAGAAACATTAAGTTTTATGCGCCCTCTGCGGGGGGAGCGCTTGCTAATCGTCAGTAATGGCGCAGCACCTGCGGCAATGGCGCTGGACGAGCTACTCAGGAGAACAGGAAAATTGGCAGTATTGGGGGAGGAAACAACCAGAAAATTGTCTGACATCTTTCCCGAAACAATTCTGCCGCGTAATCCTTTAGATATCGGTGATGATTCTTCAACCGAGCAATATATTGCCACCCTCAACTTGCTGTTAGATAACCATGATTATGATGCGTTACTACTCATTCATTCCCCCAGCGCCATCTCTCACAGCCAAACGACAGCTATCCGGGCCATCCAAACAATTAAAGAACATCCGCGCGGAAAATGGATAACAATATTTACTAATTGGTGTGGTGAATATTCTTCGTTAGACGCCAGGCGTTTATTTAGTGAAGCCGGTATTCCAACATACCGTACGCCTGAAGGTGCAATAACGGCTTTTATGCATATGGTGGAATACCAGCGAAACCAAAAGCAACTCAAAGAAACGCCCTCTTTGCCCATTGGCATTACATCGAATACTGCCCGTGCCCATGAATGTATACAACAATCTCTCGATAGAGGAAATATTCAGCTGGATACCCATGAAGTGCAACCAATTCTTGAAGCCTATGGTTTAAATACTCTGCCAACTTGGATTGCCCATACCAGTGATGATGCAGTCAAGATAGCAGAAAAAATTGGTTATCCCGTGGCACTGAAACTGCGCTCCCCTGACATCCCTCATAAATCAGAAGTACAAGGAGTCATGCTTTATTTGCGTAATGCCGATGAAGTCAAAACCGCGGCCCAAGCGATTATTGAACGCGTCAGGCAAAATTTCCCACAAGCCAGAATTCATGGTCTGCTCGTCCAGAGTATGGCTAATCGAGCGGGTGCACAAGAATTGAGGATTTCTATAGAACAAGATGAAATATTTGGCCCTTTAATCATGCTTGGCGAAGGAGGAAGTGATTGGGCTAATGAAACACAGGCCGCCGTTGCCCTTCCCCCTCTAAATATGGCTTTGGCACGTTATCTTGTTATTCAGGCTATTAAGAGTGGCAAAATAAGATCTGGCGGCTCATTATTACCTTTGGATATTCCTGCTCTCAGTCAGTTATTAGTCAGAGTATCCAATCTCCTGATCGATTGCCCACAAATTATTCGCATGAACATTCATCCGATGCTCGCATCAGGTAATGAATTTACCTTATTAGATGTAGTCATGGAGTTAGCACCAGTAACAGGTGATCCTCACAATCGGCTTGCTATCCGGCCTTATCCCAATGAACTGGAAGAAACTATTTGTATAAAAGATGATTTTAAATGTTTTTTGCGCCCGATCTTGCCTGAAGATGAACCTTTATTAAAATTATTTATTAGTCAGGTTACAAAAGAAGACCTTTATTATCGATATTTTAGCGAGATTAATGAGTTTACCCATGATGATCTCGCCAATATGACCCAAATTGATTATGACAGAGAAATGGCATTTGTCGCGATACGTCATCCAACAACAACGCCTGAAATTATTGGAGTTGCCCGCGCTATGGCCGATCCTGATAATATCGAAGCAGAATTTGCGATATTAGTCCGATCAGATCTGAAGGGGATTACGTTAGGCTATCAACTCATGACAAAACTAATTCATTACACAAGAGGACATGGTATTCAGACACTAACGGCTATCACCATGCCGGAAAACCGTAATATGATCCAGCTAGCGAGGAAACTTGGGTTCACTGTTGATATTCAATTAGAAGATGGCATCGTTAATTTAGTATTAAAGCTTTAA
- a CDS encoding FecCD family ABC transporter permease has product MNSSKRRIVLISGLVFMIVLTCLCIVASVSLGSKSLPLSAVWQHYWLGDSGSYYDLVINARAPRTLIGLMAGAALALSGAVTQGLLRNPLGDPGLLGVNAGASATVVCFSFIPFLDGIPRFWTAFIGASLSTFLFYSLCGGARNTNPTRLVLTGAAINICLFALVQGVILLNPQVLDTYRFWTIGSLSAMPLSEASLLIPYLLVAVVLTLSLAASLNVMVFGEGIAGSLGANVARTRILSLLSATMLAACATAMAGPIAFIGLAAPHLMRALVGSDFRWLLPYCLFAGACLLLISDVVARLLIAPEEIMVGIITASIGAPLLYLVAKIRTQKMMEE; this is encoded by the coding sequence ATGAACAGCTCTAAACGGAGAATCGTTCTTATCTCTGGGTTGGTGTTCATGATTGTGCTGACCTGCCTTTGTATTGTCGCCAGCGTAAGTCTGGGGTCAAAATCATTGCCTTTATCCGCAGTTTGGCAACATTACTGGTTGGGAGATAGTGGCAGTTATTACGATTTAGTTATCAATGCCAGAGCGCCTCGTACACTGATTGGCTTAATGGCTGGTGCTGCATTGGCATTGTCAGGAGCAGTAACACAAGGATTATTGCGCAATCCGTTGGGTGATCCTGGTTTGCTGGGGGTTAATGCGGGGGCTTCGGCTACTGTGGTTTGCTTCTCTTTTATTCCTTTTTTAGATGGAATCCCCCGATTCTGGACCGCATTTATTGGCGCAAGTTTATCCACATTTTTGTTTTATTCACTCTGTGGCGGCGCGCGCAATACCAACCCTACCCGATTAGTATTAACAGGAGCTGCTATCAATATCTGCCTGTTCGCATTGGTACAAGGTGTGATATTGCTGAATCCACAGGTGCTGGATACTTACCGTTTTTGGACGATTGGTTCATTGAGTGCTATGCCATTAAGTGAAGCAAGTTTGTTGATCCCTTATTTGCTGGTGGCAGTGGTATTGACACTTTCTTTGGCGGCTTCCCTGAATGTGATGGTATTTGGTGAAGGAATAGCAGGTTCATTAGGTGCCAACGTTGCCCGGACCCGAATACTTTCTTTATTGAGTGCGACAATGCTGGCGGCTTGTGCAACCGCAATGGCTGGCCCGATTGCGTTTATTGGTCTGGCTGCACCCCACTTGATGCGGGCGTTGGTGGGGAGTGATTTTCGTTGGCTGCTGCCTTACTGTTTGTTTGCAGGTGCTTGTTTGTTACTGATATCGGATGTTGTCGCCCGGCTACTGATAGCCCCGGAAGAAATTATGGTTGGCATTATTACGGCGAGTATTGGAGCACCTCTACTGTATTTGGTCGCAAAAATTCGCACGCAAAAAATGATGGAAGAATAA
- a CDS encoding iron-siderophore ABC transporter substrate-binding protein, translating to MDLTRCKMLIAVPLIVLASLLTGCDKPTVKNNLPTNMTGYPKIITTELGTAVINQPPQRIVALGTGTEDILLDLGIIPVGIESHRWGGDAEGYLPWFREEIERRGAKLPAIIEMYPELDVEKIINLKPDLILATQSGITRENYNHLSHFVPVVAYPEKPWQTTPRQQIALAAQALDKAEQGKKLIAELDNLLTQTGSTIPHIARYHFAYIKAGTTGNTLSLYVKNDPRVDTLTHLGLSLLPIAGSLTAPFGNFAVNIGLENAELLNGADILVTWYSNEQERRETESQPLFQSIRAVRQGGYIPLTDQSVVMSMSYGSPLSLRWGLPKFIPLLKQEIAKHEQL from the coding sequence ATGGATTTAACGCGTTGTAAAATGCTGATCGCCGTACCGTTGATAGTTTTGGCAAGTTTGTTGACAGGTTGTGACAAGCCCACGGTTAAAAATAATCTACCGACAAATATGACAGGCTACCCCAAAATAATCACTACCGAGCTGGGTACGGCGGTGATAAACCAACCGCCGCAACGGATTGTGGCGTTGGGCACCGGCACCGAAGATATTTTGCTGGATTTGGGCATTATCCCTGTCGGCATTGAATCTCACCGTTGGGGAGGAGATGCTGAGGGATATTTACCTTGGTTCAGGGAAGAAATAGAACGTCGTGGTGCAAAGTTACCTGCCATTATTGAAATGTACCCTGAATTGGATGTTGAGAAAATCATCAACTTAAAACCGGATCTAATTCTGGCAACACAGTCAGGTATTACGCGGGAAAATTACAATCATCTGTCTCATTTTGTGCCCGTCGTGGCTTACCCGGAAAAACCGTGGCAAACGACACCAAGACAACAAATTGCTTTGGCTGCTCAAGCGTTAGATAAAGCAGAGCAAGGGAAAAAACTGATTGCCGAATTGGATAACTTACTGACGCAAACAGGCAGTACCATTCCTCATATTGCCCGTTATCACTTCGCCTATATCAAAGCGGGAACAACAGGCAATACTTTATCACTCTACGTTAAAAATGATCCTCGGGTGGACACACTGACTCATCTTGGTTTGTCTTTGCTGCCGATAGCTGGCTCTTTAACCGCACCTTTCGGCAATTTTGCCGTCAATATCGGTTTAGAAAACGCAGAGTTACTTAATGGAGCCGATATTCTGGTCACATGGTACAGCAATGAACAAGAACGTCGGGAAACAGAATCCCAGCCATTATTTCAATCTATCCGGGCTGTTCGTCAGGGAGGGTATATTCCGCTGACTGATCAATCAGTTGTGATGTCTATGTCTTATGGCTCTCCGCTCAGCTTACGTTGGGGATTACCAAAATTTATACCATTGCTGAAGCAGGAGATAGCAAAACATGAACAGCTCTAA